In Ipomoea triloba cultivar NCNSP0323 chromosome 15, ASM357664v1, one genomic interval encodes:
- the LOC116007332 gene encoding glutaredoxin-C6, with translation MQGVLRYGPLSDGGVRLELSPTAATASPLTIDVAETAEVKIQRLISENPVVIFSRAACCMCHVMKRLLSTIGVTPTVIELDEDEIGALPTSPAAAAEEDGGGGGGAGAPAVFIGGTRVGGIESLVALHVSGRLVPKLEEVGALTNMVL, from the coding sequence ATGCAAGGCGTCCTCCGCTACGGACCGTTATCGGACGGCGGAGTGAGGCTAGAGCTGAGTCCGACGGCCGCCACGGCGTCTCCGCTCACCATCGACGTCGCCGAGACGGCGGAGGTCAAAATCCAGCGCCTCATATCGGAGAATCCGGTGGTGATCTTCAGCCGCGCCGCCTGCTGTATGTGCCACGTCATGAAGCGCCTCCTCTCCACCATCGGCGTCACGCCGACCGTCATCGAATTGGACGAGGACGAGATCGGCGCCCTGCCGACCTctcccgccgccgccgcggaggaggacggcggcggcggtggtggcGCCGGCGCTCCCGCGGTGTTCATAGGCGGGACACGTGTCGGCGGGATAGAGAGCCTCGTGGCGCTCCACGTCAGCGGTCGCCTTGTTCCAAAGCTCGAGGAAGTTGGGGCTCTCACCAATATGGTATTGTAA